From a single Lolium rigidum isolate FL_2022 chromosome 7, APGP_CSIRO_Lrig_0.1, whole genome shotgun sequence genomic region:
- the LOC124677777 gene encoding SKP1-interacting partner 15-like has product MPASDDDLAPPPPIHHLPPDALNNVLLRLPLRDAVVCRPVSRLFRDTLNDPFLALLPSLRLLLLRHPRPDGGGCLHAFDPHRRCWLRLPFTSFLPHHSFSPVASSGSLLYLWIDNSNSTSTSTPALPSPSPSTTSAPTSSSAHPPKALAVCNPFAGTYRLLPTLGSAWARHGTVLAGPGGVVLVLTELAALSYTPSSGSAKWMKHPLSLPSKPRSPILAAGARAVFALCDVGTPWRSQWKLYSCPLAALTGGWAPVERAAWGDVFEILKRPRLLAGAGGRRVLMIGGLRSSFAIDAPCSTVLILRLDLATMEWDEAGRMPPNMYRCFTGLCEAAAAQGSAMPAPAAGGNNKVKVFGGDGKVWFAGKRVRGKLAMWEEDDVGTSGGKWDWVDGVPGYGDGVYRGFVFDGGFTAMP; this is encoded by the coding sequence atgcccgcctccgacgacgacctggccccgccgccgcccatccaccACCTCCCGCCCGACGCGCTCAACaacgtcctcctccgcctccctctccgtgacgccgtcgtctgccgccccgtctcgcgcctcttccgcgacaccctcaaCGACCCCTTCCTCGCCCTCCTACcctcgctccgcctcctcctgctccgccaCCCGCGACCCGACGGTGGGGGCTGCCTCCACGCCTTCGACCCCCACCGCCGCTGCTGGCTCCGCCTACCCTTCACATCCTTCCTCCCCCACCACTCCTTCTCCCCCGTCGCCTCATCCGGCTCACTCCTCTACCTCTGGATCGACAACTCcaactccacctccacctccacccccgctctaccctccccctccccctccaccacctccgcccccacctcctcctccgcgcaCCCGCCCAAGGCGCTCGCCGTCTGCAACCCCTTCGCAGGCACCTACCGCCTCCTGCCCACGCTCGGATCCGCCTGGGCGCGCCACGGCACCGTCCTCGCCGGACCAGGcggcgttgtcctcgtcctcaccGAGCTCGCCGCGCTCTCCTACACCCCGTCTTCGGGATCTGCCAAATGGATGAAGCACCCGCTCTCGCTGCCCTCCAAACCGCGGAGCCCCATCCTGGCCGCGGGCGCGCGCGCCGTCTTCGCGCTCTGCGACGTCGGCACCCCCTGGCGCAGCCAGTGGAAGCTCTACTCCTGCCCGCTCGCCGCGCTCACCGGCGGCTGGGCGCCCGTCGAGCGCGCCGCCTGGGGCGACGTCTTCGAGATCCTCAAGCGCCCCCGCCTGCTCGCCGGCGCGGGCGGCCGCCGCGTCCTAATGATCGGCGGCCTCAGGTCATCCTTCGCCATAGACGCACCCTGCTCCACCGTGCTAATCCTCCGCCTAGATCTCGCCACCATGGAGTGGGACGAGGCGGGCCGCATGCCACCCAATATGTATCGCTGCTTCACTGGCCTCTGCGAGGCTGCTGCTGCGCAGGGAAGCGCCATGCCCGCACCCGCTGCCGGCGGCAACAACAAGGTCAAGGTGTTTGGCGGTGATGGCAAGGTATGGTTTGCTGGGAAGCGCGTTCGCGGCAAGCTGGCTATGTGGGAGGAGGACGACGTAGGGACCAGCGGCGGCAAATGGGACTGGGTCGACGGCGTTCCTGGATATGGCGACGGCGTCTACCGCGGCTTTGTCTTTGATGGAGGATTCACAGCCATGCCTTGA